In Dryobates pubescens isolate bDryPub1 chromosome 8, bDryPub1.pri, whole genome shotgun sequence, a genomic segment contains:
- the FILIP1L gene encoding filamin A-interacting protein 1-like isoform X4, with the protein MVVDEQQRLTEQLNQQSQKIQELITSAEQAHKKLAFAEAKIQEEGQRASRLEAELQAQSAKTSQDQEAMMAKLTNEDSQNRQLRLKLTALSRQIDELEETNRSLRKAEEELQDLRDKINKGECGNSALMTEVEELRKRLLEMEGKDEELIKMEDQCRELNRKLEKEVSQSKNLKGEVDKLHKRIMELEKLEDAFNKSKQECYSLKCNLEREKMLTKQLSHELEGLKARVGELEAVESKLEKTEFTLKEDLTKLKSLTVMLVDERKTMGEKIKQTEEKLQAATSQLQVEQNKVMSITEKLIEESKKALKSKSDAEEKVSSVTKERDELKNKLKAEEEKGSDLVSKVNVLRKRLQSLEAVEKEFLKNKLKDSTKSSTSLQQENNKIKELSQEVERLKQKLKEMKAIEDDLMKTEDEFESLERRYISERDRAKLLSEELEAVKMEVARYKLTEKTESNQEQRLFMKLKEEEAKSSHLSREVDALKEKIHEYMATEDLICHLRGDHTVLQKKLLQQENKNRELAREMETLTKELDRYRRFSKNVRPGLNGRRISDLQVFSKEVQTDPADNEPPDYKTLMPLERTVINGQLYEDGDNEDKDNNEVEQTVSFKSNSSSANAVNKKLWIPWMKSKESQPQNGKTHTKQNGNCAQTGDFVLSHTPGQPLHIKVTPDHGQNTATLEITSPTTESPHSYTSTAVIPNCGTPKQRITIIQNAPLTPAKSKAAESYTSPEHVISPITMATFSRSQTPESCGSLTPERTMSPLALPGSSSQEQMLSPEPLEMGAKHTVFRVSPDRQSSWQFQRSNSTGSSVITTEDNKIHIHLGSPYVQALTNSKPTSPCNPVQDNRTPALANGLPSKPTNKITSSITITPTATPLPRQSQITITDALRRSVPTRIPKPKPTCTTKVPVKIPAGHPNKPLQDSSSGKLHIIRTVSKTCLQSGGRRVHSNSLNGSTDKLWKNSFHIGVSLRTAKS; encoded by the coding sequence ATGGTGGTGGATGAACAGCAAAGACTTACTGAGCAGTTGAATCAACAAAGTCAAAAAATTCAAGAATTAATCACCTCTGCAGAACAAGCACATAAGAAGCTGGCTTTTGCTGAAGCAAAAATTCAagaagagggacagagagctaGCAGGCTGGAGGCTGAACTTCAAGCTCAAAGTGCTAAGACTTCCCAAGACCAAGAAGCAATGATGGCCAAGCTAACTAATGAAGACAGTCAGAATCGTCAGCTTCGGTTAAAATTAACTGCTCTCAGCCGACAAATCGATGAGCTGGAGGAGACCAACAGATCTCTAcgaaaagcagaggaagaactGCAAGATCTGAGGGATAAGATAAATAAGGGAGAATGTGGGAACTCTGCACTTATGACTGAAGTAGAAGAACTACGGAAACGACTGCTGGAGATGGAAGGAAAAGATGAGGAGCTTATAAAAATGGAGGATCAGTGCCGAGAACTTAATAGAAAGTTAGAAAAAGAAGTATCACAGAGCAAGAACCTTAAAGGGGAAGTCGACAAGCTCCACAAAAGAATTATGGAGCTGGAAAAATTAGAAGATGCTTTCAACAAGAGTAAACAGGAATGTTACTCCTTAAAATGCAacctagaaagagagaaaatgttaACAAAGCAGTTGTCCCATGAGCTGGAGGGCTTGAAAGCTAGAGTTGGTGAGCTTGAAGCAGTTGAAAGCAAGTTAGAAAAAACTGAGTTTACACTTAAAGAAGATTTAACAAAACTGAAAAGTCTAACAGTGATGCTTGTGGATGAAAGAAAAACtatgggagaaaaaataaagcaaacagaagaaaagctgcAAGCTGCAACTTCTCAGCTTCAGGTGGAGCAAAATAAAGTGATGTCCATTACAGAAAAATTAATTGAGGAAAGTAAGAAGGCACTGAAATCAAAATCTGATGCAGAGGAAAAAGTATCCAGTGTTACAAAAGAAAGAGATGAACTGAAAAACAAACTCaaagcagaagaggagaaaggaagtgATCTTGTTTCCAAAGTGAATGTTCTAAGAAAAAGACTTCAATCACTGGAAGCTGTTGAAAAAGAGTTTCTTAAAAATAAACTTAAAGACAGTACTAAATCCAGCACCTCCTTGCAGcaggaaaacaacaaaatcaaagaGCTGTCTCAAGAAGTTGAGAGGCTTAAGCAGAAACTGAAAGAAATGAAGGCCATAGAAGATGATCTTATGAAAACTGAAGATGAATTTGAGTCTCTGGAACGAAGATATATCAGTGAACGGGACAGAGCCAAGCTCCTatcagaggagctggaggctgtgaaAATGGAAGTGGCTAGGTATAAGTTAACAGAAAAGACAGAGTCCAATCAAGAGCAGCGCCTTTTCATGAAGCTCAAAGAAGAGGAAGCTAAATCAAGTCATCTTTCCAGAGAAGTAGATGCACTGAAAGAGAAAATTCATGAATACATGGCAACAGAAGACCTAATATGTCACCTTCGAGGTGATCACACAGTCTTACAGAAGAAACTCCTCCAGCAGGAAAACAAGAACAGGGAGTTAGCAAGAGAAATGGAAACTCTCACAAAAGAATTGGACAGGTATAGACGCTTCAGCAAGAATGTCAGGCCTGGGCTCAATGGAAGGAGAATTTCTGACTTGCAAGTTTTTTCTAAAGAAGTCCAGACAGATCCAGCAGACAATGAACCACCCGATTATAAAACTCTCATGCCTTTAGAGAGAACAGTCATAAACGGGCAGCTGTATGAAGATGGTGATAATGAGGACAAAGACAACAATGAGGTGGAACAAACAGTGTCTTTCAAAAGCAACTCATCCAGTGCAAATGCTGTGAACAAAAAATTATGGATCCCTTGGATGAAGTCCAAAGAGAGCCAACCACAAAATGGAAAGACTCACACAAAGCAAAACGGAAATTGTGCACAGACTGGAGACTTCGTGCTAAGCCATACACCTGGCCAACCTCTTCACATAAAAGTAACTCCAGACCATGGACAGAACACAGCAACACTTGAAATAACCAGTCCTACCACTGAAAGTCCTCACTCCTACACAAGCACAGCAGTCATACCCAACTGTGGCACTCCAAAGCAAAGAATAACCATTATTCAAAATGCTCCCTTGACACCTGCAAaatcaaaagcagcagagagttaCACGAGCCCGGAGCATGTAATTTCTCCTATTACTATGGCTACTTTTTCAAGATCTCAGACTCCTGAATCATGTGGTTCTTTAACTCCTGAAAGAACAATGTCCCCTTTGGCTTTACCAGGCTCAAGTTCTCAGGAACAAATGCTCTCCCCGGAGCCTCTAGAGATGGGAGCCAAGCACACTGTTTTTAGAGTATCCCCAGACAGGCAGTCGTCGTGGCAGTTCCAGAGATCTAACAGTACGGGATCAAGTGTCATAACTACTGAGGATAACAAAATCCACATCCATTTAGGAAGTCCCTACGTCCAAGCTCTCACCAATTCCAAGCCCACCAGCCCTTGTAACCCAGTGCAAGACAACAGAACTCCAGCACTAGCTAATGGCCTACCCAGTAAGCCCACCAATAAAATCACCAGCAGTATTACTATCACACCAACAGCCACTCCTCTCCCACGGCAATCACAAATTACA